The Actinomycetota bacterium genome contains the following window.
ACCGCGCCGGTGCGCATGAGGTGCAGCGCGCCCTGGTACGAGCAGCAGCCGCCGATGATGCACGGGATCTCGAGGCCCTCGACGAACGCGTTGAGGTCGAGCGGCTTGTCGTAGCTGCTCACGTGCTCGGCCGAGACCACCGTGCCTTGGATGACGAGGACGTCCAGCCCGCCGTCCATGGCCGGGCCGATGAAGCGCTCGACGTTCTGCGGGGTCAGCGACGCCGCGGCGAGCACGCCGCCGGCCTTGATCTCGGCCACGCGCTGCTTGACCAGGTCGGCCTTCACGTCCTCGGCCGCGTAGATCTCCTGCATCCTGCGGGTGGCCTCGCCCGCCTCGAACGAGGCGATGGCGTCGAGCTGGGGCGCGGGGTCGGCATAGCGGGTCTGGATGCCCTCGAGGTTGAGCACGGCGAGTCCGCCGAGCTTGCCCATCGTGATCGCGAAGCCGGGGTCCACGACGCCGTCCATGGCCGAGGCGAGGACCGGCAGCGGGAAGGTGTAGTCCGTGCCGCGGAACGTGAACTGCCAGGTGATGTCCACGTCGCGCGGGTCCCGCGTGCGGCGTGAGGGTACGATGGCGATGTCATCGAAGCCGTAGGCCCTCCGAGCGTTCTTGCCGCGTCCGATCTCGACTTCCATGCTTCCTCCTCGACTCGCTGAGCCGTATGTGTCCTCGTGACCGTGATCCAACCGGTTCATCTCCTGATAGACGCCAGACCAGGCCATCCCCGAGAGAAGGGACTGTGGCCTGGTCTGCTTTCGGAGTCCTGCCGACCGTTGTGCGGAAGCCCGCGGCCGCTTCGCCGCGGGTCCTCTCGGTAGCGAATCATTGTAGACCTTTCAGGTGGGTGTGTGGGGCGGTTCCGATGCGCGTTTCCGAGCGCTCGGACCGCTTCGAAGGCGCCCTCGGGTCCTCGCCGTGCTAGAATCGCCCCCGGGACTCCTCGACGAAGAGGAAGCCGTGGTCGTAGCACACGTCGCAGCAGGGCGCCTCCGGGCGCGGGCCTTCCTCGCAGCCGCACTCGCAGCGGCCGCCCTCCTCGCATACCCCGCGGCAGCGCACGCGCTGACCATCTGCATCGACCCGGGGCACGGCGGGCCGTACAGCAACTCGAACCACAACGGTCTGCGCGAAAAAGACGTCAACCTGTGGATCGCGCGGGACCTGCGCACCGAACTCGAGGCGCGCGGCCACACCGTCATCATGACGCGCGACTCGGACCGCGCCGTCGAGCTGCGCGACATCGCCACCTGGAACTACACCGCGACCACCGACCGGTGGGCGTACGCCCGCGACGGGCTGACCGGCAACACCCCGATCCCCAAGGACGACCTGCAGGCGCGCTGCGACCGCGCGAACCTCGCCGGCGTCGACCTGTTCATCTCGGTGCACAACAACGGCGCGCCGGCGACCTCCGCGCACGGCACGGAGACGCACGCGAGCGGGCGCGACCCGCTGGGCAGCCGGCTCAAGTCGCTCGTGCAGGAGTCGGTCGTCTCCGAGACCGGACTGAACAACCGCGGCGCGTGGGTGTCGGACTTCTACGTCCTGCGCTGGACGAACGCTCCGGCGATCCTCGTCGAGGG
Protein-coding sequences here:
- a CDS encoding GuaB3 family IMP dehydrogenase-related protein — encoded protein: MEVEIGRGKNARRAYGFDDIAIVPSRRTRDPRDVDITWQFTFRGTDYTFPLPVLASAMDGVVDPGFAITMGKLGGLAVLNLEGIQTRYADPAPQLDAIASFEAGEATRRMQEIYAAEDVKADLVKQRVAEIKAGGVLAAASLTPQNVERFIGPAMDGGLDVLVIQGTVVSAEHVSSYDKPLDLNAFVEGLEIPCIIGGCCSYQGALHLMRTGAVGVLVGVGPGHACTSRRVLGIGVPQCTAIADAAAARLRYLEETGQYAHVIADGGLRSGGDLAKAIAVGADCVMIGSPLASASEAPGRGYHWGMATFHPDLPRGTRVRAGVKGTLSDILVGPAHENDGTLNLCGGLRTSMATCGYENLKAFQKAEVMVAPALQSEGKALQREQRVGMGT